In the Anaerostipes caccae L1-92 genome, CAGACAATACCTCCGGCATATGGGATATCTGGATGGTCTGAGTACTGAGGATGTAAAGACAAGGTATAAGGCGCTGTGTGAAGAATTCTTTTTATCTGATATGCTGGATATCCCGATAAAACATTTATCAAAAGGAACGTTGCAGAAAGTATCAGTTATACAGGCTCTGTTAAAAACTCCTGATGTTTTAATATTAGACGAGCCTCTGTCCGGCCAGGACACAGACTCTCAGGATGTGTTCATACAAAAAATAAATGAACTGCGCAGAACAGGAATGACTATTCTTATGTCCTGCCACGAACAATATCTGATTGACAGTATCAGTGACACAGTGTATCAAATTGACAGGAAACATTTATCCCTGGCAGACAGTCCGGAAAATGCGGCAGAAAAACATTATATTCTATGGTTTGATAAGAAAGAAGGGGCTGAAATTCCTGATCTGTGTACAGGACGAATCAAAAGCTGCTGCGGTAAATATAGAATAGAAGTAAAAGAATCGGAAAGCAATCCTGTGATCGCATATATGATACAGGAAGGATGGCTTTTAAGGAGGATGGAAGATGCGGATCATTAGCGGTCTCATAAAATATCAATACCTGCAGTATTTGAAGTCAAATAAATTTGTTATGCCATTTGCCGCTTTCGTTGTGATGCTGTTTACTTTATATTCAACAAAACCGGTGAGTGTGGTGGCCAGCCTGGCCAGCTGCTGTCTGTTTGTTTTTCTGATTTCATCATGGATCGGTACCTCTGTCTGCAGCCTGGAAGATACAGCGTCGGAACAGATTATGATCTTGAGACTGCGCAGCACGAATAAATACGATTGGGGACATGCCCTGTTTCTTTTAAGCCTCAGCATGCTGACTGCTCTGCTTTGCCTGCTGATCCCAGTGTTGATCAATCTGTCCAACAGCCAGATGCTGTTTGACCGAAAGCTGCTGCCTGAAGATATCATATTTGGATTTTTTCTGCTGTCCTCTTCTGCATTTATGGGATGCAGTCTGGGTGAGCTGTCTCATCCCAGAGTCATAAAAGACAGGAAATCTGCTTTACTCATGATTACACTTGTCGACATAGTATCAGTGATCAAAACTTCTCTGACGGCGGCATTTCCCGTCTCAAAATTTATTCTTTGGATCGTACCGCCGATTTCATTTCTTCCGGATTCCTTCGCCAAAGAACCCTATTTTATAGGAATAAAAGTATTTCCTGCTGTACTGCTTTTGTTTATTTACGGTCTGGCCTTAACCTTTGTGAAAATATCTATCCTTCAGAAAAGGAAATTTTAACACAAAGAAAAAGGTGTCAGGAACCTCTTGTTTTGAGCTCCCTGACACCTTTGAAGAACATATAGAAAGCTAATTACAATTCTTCCCCGTTCGTCTCTATGACTTTCTTATACCAATAAAAAGATTTCTTCCTTGATCTGGCCAGTGTTCCGCTGCCGTCTTCCTGTTTGTCCACGTAGATAAATCCGTACCGTTTTTTCATCTCCCCGCTTCCGGCACTGATTAAATCGATAGGAGCCCAGGAAGTGTACCCCATCAGTTCCACTCCGTCCTCCTCCACAGCATCTTTCATGGCACGGATATGTTCCCTCAGGTATTCAATCCGGTAATCATCTACCACATAACCGTTCTCATCAGGTTCATCGAAAGCTCCCAATCCATTTTCAACAATAAACAATGGCTTTTGGTATCTGTCATACACCTGGTTTAACGTAATGCGCAGCCCCAGCGGATCGATCGGCCATCCCCAGTCACTGTAAGAAAGATAAGGATTCTTTGCCGACTTAAACAGATTTCCTTCTGCTTCCTCCTGTCCGCCTCCCGGTGCCGCGATGCATCTGCTGTTATAATAGGAAAAAGAAATAAAATCAACGGTATACTCTCTCAAAATCTCTGCGTCTCCTGCATCCATCACTGGAAAAACTCCTTTTTTTTGAAGCCTCTTCACCGCATAAGACGGATAATATCCTCTGGACTGTACGTCCACAAAGAAATAATTTTCCTGGTCAGTAAGCAGTGCCTCCCAGACATCTTCCGGCCTGCAGGTATACGGATAAGCGCTGCCGGCCGCAAACATACATCCCACCTTATTTTCAGGATTTATTTCATGGGCCATCCTTGTCGCCAGCGCACTTGCCACCAGCTCATAGTGGGCAGCCTGATATTTCACTTGTTCCTCATTTTCACCGTCTTTAAAGTAAATGCCTGCTCCCATAAATGGTGCATGAAGGATCATATTGATCTCATTAAATGTCAGCCAGTGGGTGACATCGTCTTTAAATCGGGTGAATAACACTTCACAGAGACGCAGATAGAAACGAATCATTTCTCTGTTTCTCCATCCCCCATACTTCTCAATCAGATAGACCGGGCAGTCAAAGTGAGAAATCGTAACCAATGGCTGGATGTGATATTTCCTGCATTCTTTGAAAATTTCTTCGTAAAAACGCAGTCCCTCCTCATTGGGTTCCTGTTCATCTCCATTCGGAAAGATTCTGGTCCAGGCAATGCTCAGACGGTAAACCTTGAATCCCATTTCCCCAAACAGGCGGATATCTTCCCGAAAGTGATGATAGAAGTCCACAGCCTCTGCTGCCGGATACTCGTGTTTATCATCCATTTTAAGCATTTTTCGGTGCCCTGCGATGAC is a window encoding:
- a CDS encoding ABC transporter ATP-binding protein yields the protein MDHLLELKNITQSYNKQVILQDLTLSISQNQSIAFTGHNGCGKSTLLKLLAGLIRPTHGNVLYYGAPLFHYVPERFPKMNLTARQYLRHMGYLDGLSTEDVKTRYKALCEEFFLSDMLDIPIKHLSKGTLQKVSVIQALLKTPDVLILDEPLSGQDTDSQDVFIQKINELRRTGMTILMSCHEQYLIDSISDTVYQIDRKHLSLADSPENAAEKHYILWFDKKEGAEIPDLCTGRIKSCCGKYRIEVKESESNPVIAYMIQEGWLLRRMEDADH
- a CDS encoding 6-phospho-beta-glucosidase, which produces MGFPKNFLWGGATAANQLEGGVFEGGRGLANVDVCPSGADRSSVIAGHRKMLKMDDKHEYPAAEAVDFYHHFREDIRLFGEMGFKVYRLSIAWTRIFPNGDEQEPNEEGLRFYEEIFKECRKYHIQPLVTISHFDCPVYLIEKYGGWRNREMIRFYLRLCEVLFTRFKDDVTHWLTFNEINMILHAPFMGAGIYFKDGENEEQVKYQAAHYELVASALATRMAHEINPENKVGCMFAAGSAYPYTCRPEDVWEALLTDQENYFFVDVQSRGYYPSYAVKRLQKKGVFPVMDAGDAEILREYTVDFISFSYYNSRCIAAPGGGQEEAEGNLFKSAKNPYLSYSDWGWPIDPLGLRITLNQVYDRYQKPLFIVENGLGAFDEPDENGYVVDDYRIEYLREHIRAMKDAVEEDGVELMGYTSWAPIDLISAGSGEMKKRYGFIYVDKQEDGSGTLARSRKKSFYWYKKVIETNGEEL